From the genome of Desulfotignum phosphitoxidans DSM 13687, one region includes:
- a CDS encoding citrate/2-methylcitrate synthase, which produces MNDECTPVINTGLRGVDVASSKICDVKGREGKLIYRGYRIEDLAENATFEEVCYLLLHERLPDEQALAAFDNRLKQKRPIPESIVTLLKTLPRSMTPMDMLQAATPLLIQADENAGKQTPADAQNSAEYLISGLSTLIAAWDRVRNGRTPLAPDTSLGHAANFLYMLTGEPPDPETAAFFDAGLVLHAEHSFNASTFTARQVASTKAHIYAAVAAAIGSLSGPLHGGANVRVMEMLKEIGTPENINAYIDNILDSGGLIMGLGHAVYQTDDPRALILAPMSQRMGEIIGDTRWYELTKELEIRGKQAFKKRKDRDIFCNVDFYSASLFYAMGIPMDLFTPVFALSRVSGWCAHVIEEQFAKAAPKPTLYRPGATYVGDYCGPDECRFVGIEERK; this is translated from the coding sequence ATGAACGACGAATGCACCCCGGTCATAAACACCGGGCTCAGAGGCGTGGATGTTGCCAGTTCAAAAATCTGCGATGTCAAAGGCAGGGAAGGCAAACTGATATACCGCGGTTATCGTATTGAAGATCTGGCGGAAAACGCCACGTTTGAAGAAGTCTGCTATCTTCTGCTGCACGAGCGTCTGCCGGACGAACAGGCCCTGGCAGCATTTGACAACCGCCTGAAACAGAAACGGCCCATACCGGAAAGCATTGTGACGTTGTTAAAGACCCTGCCCCGGTCCATGACCCCCATGGACATGCTCCAGGCCGCCACCCCCTTGCTGATCCAGGCCGATGAAAATGCAGGCAAACAAACACCGGCAGATGCCCAGAACAGTGCTGAATACCTGATTTCCGGATTGTCCACCCTGATCGCAGCCTGGGATCGGGTCCGCAACGGCCGGACCCCTTTGGCACCGGACACCTCCCTGGGCCATGCCGCCAATTTTTTGTACATGCTCACGGGGGAACCCCCGGATCCGGAGACTGCGGCATTTTTTGACGCCGGTTTGGTGCTCCATGCGGAACATTCCTTTAACGCCTCCACATTTACCGCCCGGCAGGTGGCGTCCACCAAAGCCCATATCTATGCGGCGGTTGCGGCTGCCATCGGCAGCCTGTCCGGCCCGCTGCACGGGGGTGCCAATGTCCGGGTCATGGAGATGCTCAAGGAGATCGGAACCCCGGAAAATATCAATGCCTACATCGACAATATTCTGGATTCCGGGGGCCTGATCATGGGGCTGGGCCATGCCGTGTACCAGACCGATGATCCCAGGGCATTGATTCTGGCCCCCATGAGTCAGCGCATGGGAGAAATCATCGGCGACACCCGGTGGTATGAACTGACCAAAGAACTGGAAATCAGGGGAAAGCAAGCCTTTAAAAAAAGAAAAGACCGGGATATTTTCTGCAATGTGGATTTTTATTCCGCATCCCTGTTTTACGCCATGGGGATTCCCATGGACCTGTTCACTCCCGTTTTTGCCCTGTCCCGTGTCAGCGGCTGGTGTGCCCATGTCATTGAAGAACAGTTTGCCAAAGCAGCCCCCAAACCCACCCTGTACCGTCCCGGCGCCACCTATGTCGGGGATTACTGCGGCCCGGATGAATGCCGGTTCGTTGGTATCGAGGAACGGAAATAA
- a CDS encoding ferredoxin-thioredoxin reductase catalytic domain-containing protein — translation MNVEQLYQALKKSQEAKGIYFNKDKDLVFELLESLILNKDRYGYMACPCRLACSDREKDKDIICPCVYREPDLEEFGACYCGLYVSKAVHNNQARVKYVPERRPPEKIC, via the coding sequence ATGAATGTGGAACAGCTTTATCAGGCACTGAAAAAATCACAGGAAGCCAAAGGCATTTATTTCAACAAAGACAAAGACCTGGTCTTTGAACTGCTGGAATCGTTGATCTTAAACAAGGACCGCTACGGCTACATGGCCTGCCCCTGTAGACTGGCCTGCTCAGACCGGGAAAAAGACAAGGACATCATCTGCCCCTGCGTCTACCGGGAACCGGATCTGGAAGAGTTCGGGGCCTGTTATTGCGGGCTGTATGTATCAAAAGCCGTCCATAATAACCAGGCTCGGGTAAAATATGTCCCGGAACGACGTCCCCCTGAAAAAATATGTTAA
- a CDS encoding glutaredoxin family protein produces MNTEKPMLYALSTCSHCKSTKKLLNDCNVEYDYVEVDDLEGEERKAILEDIKALNPRCSFPTIKIKDTVIVGYKEKEIKAALGITE; encoded by the coding sequence ATGAACACAGAAAAACCCATGCTCTACGCATTGAGCACATGCAGTCATTGCAAATCAACCAAGAAACTGCTGAATGACTGCAACGTGGAGTATGACTATGTGGAAGTGGACGATCTGGAAGGCGAAGAAAGAAAAGCCATTCTTGAAGATATCAAGGCGTTGAATCCCAGGTGTTCCTTTCCCACCATCAAAATCAAGGACACCGTCATCGTTGGATACAAAGAAAAAGAAATCAAAGCGGCATTGGGGATTACAGAATGA
- a CDS encoding flavodoxin domain-containing protein — protein sequence MGTVLIVYATRSEETKAIADIIGEGIRISGHSAQVKRVNEIKSEDDLKGYDAYIFGSPTYHGEMITPLKQLLFQAERAELAGKPGGAFGAYGWSGEAAGRIFDTMAHIFKMNMVSEGPLMLKAAWVGGGIKAAQEYGKNVAAMISETV from the coding sequence ATGGGCACAGTATTGATTGTTTACGCCACCCGGTCCGAAGAAACCAAGGCCATTGCCGACATTATTGGTGAAGGGATCCGGATATCCGGACACAGTGCACAAGTCAAACGGGTGAACGAGATCAAAAGTGAAGACGATCTGAAAGGATATGACGCGTATATTTTCGGGTCTCCCACCTACCATGGTGAAATGATCACTCCCCTGAAACAGTTGTTGTTTCAGGCGGAGCGGGCGGAGTTGGCCGGGAAACCCGGCGGCGCCTTCGGTGCTTACGGCTGGAGCGGTGAGGCGGCTGGCCGGATTTTTGATACCATGGCCCATATTTTCAAAATGAACATGGTATCTGAAGGCCCGCTGATGCTCAAAGCCGCCTGGGTGGGCGGCGGTATCAAGGCCGCCCAGGAATATGGCAAAAATGTGGCTGCCATGATTTCTGAAACCGTATAA
- the trxA gene encoding thioredoxin, with protein sequence MNTQNSIIVPCMSCGARNRIPTARMSEHPRCGKCGTPLSLNAPDKPVTVSDAFFQKEVMQSSLPVLVDCWAPWCGPCRAVGPVMDALAKKYQGRLKVAKLNLDDNPATGSRFAIASVPTLLLVKKGKLVNTLVGVLPQAQIEAAIRQML encoded by the coding sequence ATGAACACGCAGAATTCGATCATTGTTCCCTGTATGTCCTGCGGGGCCAGAAACCGGATACCGACAGCCCGGATGAGTGAGCACCCCCGGTGCGGTAAATGCGGAACGCCCCTGTCTTTGAACGCACCGGACAAACCCGTGACGGTGTCGGACGCCTTTTTTCAAAAAGAGGTGATGCAGTCGTCTTTGCCGGTCCTGGTGGATTGCTGGGCCCCCTGGTGCGGGCCGTGCCGGGCCGTGGGACCTGTCATGGATGCATTGGCAAAAAAATATCAGGGTCGCCTGAAGGTGGCCAAATTGAATCTGGATGACAATCCAGCCACAGGGTCCCGGTTTGCCATCGCCTCTGTACCCACACTTTTGCTGGTGAAAAAAGGAAAGCTGGTGAACACGCTGGTGGGCGTTCTGCCCCAGGCCCAGATCGAGGCGGCCATCCGTCAGATGCTCTGA
- a CDS encoding desulfoferrodoxin, with product MAEKMGIYKCEKCGNIVQVLHGEKPPVTCCGKPMERLVENTVDAAVEKHVPVVEKIEGGYKVKVGSTAHPMTSEHYIQWIELTSEDDTFVQRKMLTPDNAPEAVFKTDADKVVAREYCNLHGLWKA from the coding sequence ATGGCAGAAAAAATGGGTATTTACAAATGTGAAAAATGCGGCAACATCGTACAGGTCCTTCATGGAGAAAAACCGCCGGTCACCTGCTGCGGCAAACCCATGGAACGGCTGGTGGAAAATACAGTGGATGCGGCCGTGGAAAAACATGTGCCTGTGGTGGAAAAAATTGAAGGCGGATACAAGGTCAAGGTCGGCAGCACAGCCCATCCCATGACCAGTGAGCACTACATCCAGTGGATCGAGCTGACCAGCGAGGATGACACTTTTGTTCAGCGCAAGATGCTGACTCCGGACAATGCACCGGAAGCGGTTTTCAAAACCGATGCCGACAAAGTGGTGGCCAGAGAATACTGCAACCTGCACGGCCTGTGGAAAGCCTGA
- a CDS encoding FprA family A-type flavoprotein: protein MFTPIELANGIYSVGCRDWDIRDFHGYEIREGTSYNAFLVTGEQNILIDTVKSHFKDELLANISRIMDPKKIDAVISNHTEMDHSGSLPGIMHKIGEDKPLYCSKMGAQNLKNHFNRDYNFKVVGSGDTVILGNRTFSFLETRMLHWPDSMFTYLPDEKILFSSDAFGQHYAGDQFFDDDIGDEIMPHARKYYANILLHFSPRVQALLSDVAKMNLDIRMICPDHGVIWRKDPSRILTAYDRWSRQEPVNKALVIFDSMWESTTKMARAVTSGIESEHVGVRLMNTRKCHRSDIMTEILDAGAVAVGSPTLNNGIFPVIADVLTYIKGLRPQNKIAAAFGSYGWSGEAVKIINKEFEEMKWEMADPGVKVLYVPDEDDLNRCFELGATLAKKLKEKLNG from the coding sequence TTCCGTGGGATGCCGGGACTGGGACATCCGGGATTTCCACGGATATGAGATTCGTGAAGGCACGTCATACAATGCATTTCTGGTCACCGGAGAACAGAACATACTCATCGATACCGTGAAATCCCATTTTAAAGATGAGCTGCTGGCCAATATCAGCCGGATCATGGACCCCAAAAAAATCGATGCCGTGATCAGCAACCACACGGAAATGGACCATTCCGGATCCCTTCCCGGAATCATGCATAAAATCGGTGAAGATAAGCCGTTGTACTGTTCCAAGATGGGGGCCCAGAACCTGAAAAATCATTTTAACCGGGACTATAATTTTAAAGTGGTGGGATCCGGAGACACCGTGATTTTAGGGAACCGGACCTTTTCGTTTCTGGAAACACGGATGCTCCACTGGCCGGATTCCATGTTCACGTATCTGCCGGATGAAAAAATATTGTTCTCCAGTGATGCATTTGGACAGCATTATGCCGGAGACCAGTTTTTCGATGATGACATCGGGGATGAAATCATGCCCCATGCCCGCAAATATTACGCCAATATTCTGCTGCATTTCTCTCCCCGGGTCCAGGCCCTTCTTTCGGATGTGGCCAAAATGAACCTGGACATCCGCATGATCTGCCCGGATCACGGCGTCATCTGGCGAAAAGATCCGTCCCGGATCCTCACGGCCTATGACCGGTGGTCCCGGCAGGAACCCGTCAACAAAGCACTGGTCATCTTTGATTCCATGTGGGAAAGCACCACAAAAATGGCCCGGGCCGTGACCAGCGGGATTGAATCGGAACACGTGGGCGTCCGGCTCATGAACACCCGGAAATGTCACCGGTCCGACATCATGACCGAAATTCTGGATGCCGGGGCCGTGGCCGTGGGATCCCCCACCCTGAACAACGGTATTTTCCCCGTGATCGCTGATGTGTTAACCTATATCAAAGGATTACGTCCCCAGAACAAAATAGCTGCCGCCTTTGGGTCGTATGGCTGGAGCGGTGAAGCGGTCAAAATAATCAACAAAGAGTTTGAGGAAATGAAATGGGAAATGGCGGACCCCGGCGTCAAGGTGCTGTATGTACCGGATGAAGACGACCTGAACCGCTGTTTTGAGCTAGGCGCCACCCTGGCAAAAAAATTAAAGGAAAAATTAAACGGCTAG